In the genome of Gemmatimonadaceae bacterium, one region contains:
- a CDS encoding TIM barrel protein produces MELSLCLEMLFTDRPFIERLAIASRLGYRAIEFWDWRDKDLPALADAAARLGLTVAAISGNRQHALIDPDARPELIEEMDQVFAAAGQLNCRRIMMLSDVLSDDGSAAPTPPRPAEEKIETMVENLQALADRAEAASVTLLLEPLNTALDHRGCFLNTSALGIEIVRRVNSPQVKLLYDIYHMSMMGEDVLTEIKNLEWVGYFHVADVPGRHQPGTGKIDYQAVNTLLRRVKYGGFIGMEFSALGPDEQAAKAPLEIFG; encoded by the coding sequence ATGGAACTCTCGCTCTGCCTGGAAATGCTCTTCACCGATCGCCCGTTCATCGAGCGCCTGGCCATTGCATCGCGGCTCGGCTATCGCGCCATCGAGTTCTGGGACTGGCGAGACAAAGACCTGCCGGCGCTCGCTGATGCGGCGGCGCGCCTCGGCCTCACCGTCGCAGCAATAAGCGGAAATCGCCAGCACGCGCTCATTGACCCGGACGCACGCCCGGAGCTGATCGAAGAGATGGACCAAGTCTTCGCGGCGGCCGGGCAGTTGAACTGCCGTCGCATCATGATGCTTAGCGATGTTCTCAGTGACGATGGCAGCGCCGCGCCAACGCCACCGCGGCCAGCGGAAGAAAAGATCGAAACCATGGTGGAGAATTTGCAGGCACTGGCCGACCGTGCGGAAGCGGCAAGCGTCACATTGCTCCTTGAGCCGCTGAACACGGCGCTCGATCATCGCGGGTGTTTTCTCAATACTTCGGCACTTGGCATTGAGATCGTCAGGCGCGTTAATAGTCCACAGGTGAAGCTGCTCTACGACATCTACCACATGAGTATGATGGGTGAAGACGTATTGACGGAGATCAAAAACCTGGAGTGGGTTGGCTATTTTCACGTCGCCGACGTGCCCGGACGACATCAACCGGGCACGGGAAAGATTGATTATCAAGCAGTGAATACTTTGCTCAGGCGAGTGAAGTATGGAGGATTCATCGGTATGGAATTTTCCGCGCTCGGCCCTGATGAGCAGGCAGCAAAGGCGCCGTTGGAGATTTTTGGATGA